One genomic region from Streptomyces sp. NBC_00582 encodes:
- the pyk gene encoding pyruvate kinase, producing MRRAKIVCTLGPATDSYDQIKALVDAGMDVARFNLSHGSHAEHDERYHRVRKASDETGRSVGLLADLQGPKIRLGHFAEGPVLLERDDTFTITVEEGVAGDGKRCGTTYAGLAQDVTPGERILVDDGKVCLEVTEVVGAEVHTRVVEGGVVSDHKGLNLPGVAVSVPALSKKDEEDLRWALRTGFDVIALSFVRSGRDILDVHRIMDEEGRRLPVIAKVEKPQAVEAIDDIVAAFDGIMVARGDLGVEMPLEQVPIVQKRAIKLAKRNAKPVIVATQMLDSMIENSRPTRAEASDVANAVIDGTDAVMLSGETSVGAYAIQTVRTMARIVAAAEEDILAKGLPPLTERNKPRTQGGAVARAAAEIGDFLNAKLLVAFTQTGDTARRLSRYRSPIPLLAFTPEQSTRSQLTLTWGAETFLVPPVGSTDAMVAQVDELLLKYGRCHKGDIIVITAGSPPGVSGATNLVRVHHVGEDDSPK from the coding sequence ATGCGCCGAGCGAAAATCGTCTGCACCCTGGGCCCCGCCACCGACTCCTACGACCAGATCAAAGCCCTGGTCGACGCCGGAATGGACGTCGCCCGCTTCAATCTCAGCCACGGCAGCCACGCCGAACACGACGAGCGCTACCACCGCGTCCGCAAGGCCTCCGACGAGACCGGCCGCAGCGTCGGCCTCCTCGCCGATCTTCAAGGCCCGAAGATCCGCCTCGGCCACTTCGCGGAAGGACCGGTACTCCTCGAACGCGACGACACCTTCACGATCACCGTGGAGGAAGGCGTGGCGGGTGACGGCAAGCGCTGCGGCACGACGTACGCCGGCCTGGCGCAGGACGTGACCCCCGGCGAGCGGATCCTCGTCGACGACGGCAAGGTCTGCCTGGAGGTCACGGAGGTCGTGGGCGCGGAGGTCCACACCCGTGTGGTCGAAGGCGGCGTCGTCTCCGACCACAAGGGCCTGAACCTCCCGGGCGTCGCCGTCTCGGTCCCCGCCCTGTCCAAGAAGGACGAGGAGGACCTGCGCTGGGCGCTCCGCACGGGCTTCGACGTGATCGCCCTGTCCTTCGTGCGCAGCGGCCGCGACATCCTGGACGTCCACCGCATCATGGACGAGGAGGGCCGCAGGCTGCCCGTCATCGCCAAGGTGGAGAAACCCCAGGCGGTGGAGGCGATCGACGACATCGTGGCCGCCTTCGACGGGATCATGGTCGCTCGTGGCGACCTCGGCGTCGAGATGCCCCTCGAACAGGTCCCGATCGTCCAGAAGCGAGCGATCAAGCTGGCGAAGCGCAACGCCAAGCCGGTCATCGTGGCGACCCAGATGCTCGACTCGATGATCGAGAACTCCCGCCCGACCCGCGCCGAGGCCTCGGACGTCGCGAACGCCGTGATCGACGGCACGGACGCCGTCATGCTCTCGGGCGAGACCAGCGTCGGCGCGTACGCGATCCAGACGGTCCGCACGATGGCCAGGATCGTGGCGGCGGCGGAGGAGGACATCCTGGCCAAGGGCCTCCCGCCCCTCACCGAACGCAACAAGCCCCGCACCCAGGGCGGCGCGGTCGCCCGGGCGGCGGCGGAGATCGGCGACTTCCTGAACGCCAAACTCCTGGTCGCCTTCACCCAGACCGGCGACACGGCCCGCCGCCTCTCCCGCTACCGCTCCCCGATCCCCCTCCTGGCCTTCACCCCGGAACAGTCGACCCGCTCCCAGCTGACCCTCACCTGGGGCGCGGAAACCTTCCTGGTCCCCCCGGTCGGCTCCACGGACGCGATGGTCGCCCAGGTGGACGAGCTGCTCCTGAAGTACGGCCGCTGCCACAAGGGCGACATCATCGTGATCACGGCAGGCTCCCCGCCGGGGGTCTCGGGCGCGACGAACCTGGTCCGCGTCCACCATGTGGGGGAGGACGACAGCCCGAAGTAG
- a CDS encoding helix-turn-helix domain-containing protein produces the protein MYDVSTRKRALALVAQGRSLNSVSKQTGISRAAIRSWQDRLEPLPRIAPQDPGPPADECAYAYLLGLYLGDGCISPHRRSGYYLRIACADAWPGLIELCRDAIRKVRPGIGVYILQRQGCVAVTSYSQHWPRLFPQHGPGKKHDRRITLEPWQQAIVDAHPWEFIRGLIHSDGCRLTNWTTRVVAGVRKRYEYPRYFFTNVSDDIRRLYTDTLDKLGVEWTYCTRNGTPFNVSVARKASVALLDAHVGPKH, from the coding sequence ATGTACGACGTCAGCACACGCAAGCGCGCACTCGCCCTCGTAGCGCAGGGCCGGAGCCTGAATTCGGTAAGCAAGCAGACCGGTATCTCCCGCGCCGCGATCCGCTCCTGGCAGGACCGCCTAGAGCCCTTGCCTCGTATCGCGCCTCAAGACCCTGGACCACCCGCTGACGAATGCGCATACGCATATCTGCTCGGGCTCTATCTCGGCGACGGATGCATTAGCCCGCATCGGCGCAGCGGCTACTACCTGCGCATCGCCTGCGCAGATGCGTGGCCCGGGCTCATCGAACTGTGCCGCGACGCCATCAGGAAGGTGCGCCCGGGCATCGGCGTGTACATCCTGCAGAGACAGGGCTGCGTCGCGGTGACGTCCTACTCACAGCACTGGCCGCGCCTCTTTCCTCAGCACGGCCCCGGCAAGAAGCACGACCGTCGAATCACCCTTGAGCCTTGGCAGCAAGCCATCGTCGACGCCCACCCCTGGGAGTTCATCCGGGGCCTCATCCACTCCGACGGATGTCGGCTCACGAACTGGACCACCCGCGTCGTCGCCGGAGTGCGCAAGCGCTACGAATACCCCCGCTACTTCTTCACCAACGTCTCCGACGACATCCGGCGGCTCTACACCGACACCCTCGACAAGCTGGGCGTCGAGTGGACCTACTGCACCCGCAACGGAACACCGTTCAACGTCTCCGTCGCCCGCAAAGCCTCCGTCGCCCTACTCGACGCCCACGTAGGTCCCAAACACTGA
- a CDS encoding ANTAR domain-containing response regulator: MTAPESPQPVDVPDDDKSHVPPLTTRVVIAEDEALIRLDLKEMLEEEGYSVVGEAGDGEQAIELAREHQPDLVILDVKMPKMDGISAAEKIAEERIAPVLMLTAFSQRDLVERARDAGAMAYLVKPFSKSDVVPAIEMAVSRFNELKELEKEVADLTLRLETRKLVDRAKSILQTEYGLTEPAAFRWIQKTSMDRRMSMQQVAEAVIEDAEEKKANKG; this comes from the coding sequence GTGACCGCCCCCGAGTCGCCCCAGCCCGTAGACGTGCCCGATGACGACAAGTCGCACGTGCCGCCGCTGACGACCCGTGTCGTCATCGCCGAGGACGAGGCCCTGATCCGGCTCGATCTCAAAGAGATGCTGGAGGAGGAGGGCTACAGCGTCGTCGGTGAGGCGGGTGACGGTGAGCAGGCGATCGAGCTGGCCCGCGAGCACCAGCCGGACCTCGTCATCCTCGACGTGAAGATGCCCAAGATGGACGGCATCTCCGCCGCCGAGAAGATCGCGGAGGAGCGCATCGCCCCCGTGCTGATGCTCACCGCCTTCTCGCAGCGGGACCTGGTCGAGCGGGCCCGGGACGCCGGTGCCATGGCGTACCTCGTGAAGCCCTTCAGCAAGAGTGATGTCGTGCCGGCCATCGAGATGGCCGTGTCCCGGTTCAACGAACTCAAGGAGCTGGAGAAGGAGGTCGCCGACCTCACGCTCCGGCTGGAGACCCGCAAGCTGGTCGATCGGGCCAAGTCGATCCTCCAGACGGAGTACGGGCTGACCGAGCCCGCCGCGTTCCGGTGGATCCAGAAGACCTCCATGGACCGGCGGATGTCGATGCAGCAGGTCGCCGAGGCCGTTATCGAGGACGCCGAGGAGAAGAAGGCCAACAAGGGCTGA
- a CDS encoding ABC transporter ATP-binding protein yields the protein MTALLEVEDLRVAYGKIEAVKGISFKVEAGEVVTLIGTNGAGKTTTLRTLSGLLKPVGGQIKFNGKSLKKVAAHDIVSLGLAHSPEGRHIFPRMTIEDNLRLGAFLRSDKAGIEKDIQRAYDLFPILGERRKQAAGTLSGGEQQMLAMGRALMSQPKLLMLDEPSMGLSPIMMQKIMATIAELKSQGMTILLIEQNAQAALSLADQGHVMEVGNIVLSGTGRDLLHDESVRKAYLGED from the coding sequence ATGACCGCACTGCTCGAAGTCGAGGACCTCCGGGTCGCCTACGGCAAGATCGAAGCCGTCAAGGGCATCTCCTTCAAGGTCGAGGCCGGCGAGGTCGTCACCCTGATCGGCACCAACGGCGCCGGCAAGACGACCACCCTGCGCACCCTGTCCGGGCTGCTCAAGCCGGTCGGCGGTCAGATCAAGTTCAACGGCAAGTCGCTGAAGAAGGTCGCCGCCCACGACATCGTCTCGCTGGGGCTCGCCCACTCCCCCGAGGGGCGGCACATCTTCCCCCGCATGACGATCGAGGACAACCTCCGCCTCGGCGCCTTCCTCCGCAGCGACAAGGCGGGCATCGAGAAGGACATCCAGCGCGCCTACGACCTCTTCCCGATCCTGGGAGAACGCCGCAAGCAGGCCGCAGGCACGCTGTCCGGCGGTGAGCAGCAGATGCTCGCCATGGGCCGCGCGCTGATGTCCCAGCCGAAGCTGCTCATGCTGGACGAGCCCTCCATGGGCCTCTCCCCCATCATGATGCAGAAGATCATGGCCACCATCGCCGAGCTGAAGTCCCAGGGCATGACGATCCTGCTCATCGAGCAGAACGCCCAGGCGGCGCTCTCCCTGGCGGACCAGGGTCACGTCATGGAGGTCGGCAACATCGTCCTCTCCGGCACCGGCCGGGACCTCCTCCACGACGAGTCGGTCCGCAAGGCCTACCTCGGCGAGGACTGA
- a CDS encoding ABC transporter ATP-binding protein, producing MTTDTTTTVAPTGETVLDARGVTMRFGGLTAVRDVNLTVNSGEIVGLIGPNGAGKTTFFNCLTGLYIPTEGEVRYKGTVLPPKSFKVTAAGIARTFQNIRLFANMTVLENVLVGRHTRTKEGFWSAVLRGPGFHKAEAASRERAMELLAFVGLEKKADHLARNLPYGEQRKLEIARALASEPGLLLLDEPTAGMNPQETRATEELVFAIRDKGIAVLVIEHDMRFIFNLCDRVAVLVQGEKLIEGDSATVQGDERVIAAYLGEPFENAPGDEEAAEVEAAEAGAARADADTTTDAAPGKENDR from the coding sequence ATGACCACCGACACCACCACCACGGTCGCCCCCACCGGCGAGACGGTCCTCGACGCACGCGGCGTCACCATGCGCTTCGGCGGCCTCACCGCCGTCCGCGACGTCAACCTCACCGTCAACAGCGGCGAGATCGTCGGCCTCATCGGCCCCAACGGCGCCGGCAAGACGACCTTCTTCAACTGCCTCACCGGCCTCTACATCCCGACCGAGGGCGAGGTCCGCTACAAGGGCACCGTCCTGCCGCCCAAGTCCTTCAAGGTCACCGCCGCCGGCATCGCCCGCACCTTCCAGAACATCCGTCTGTTCGCCAACATGACGGTCCTGGAGAACGTGCTGGTGGGCCGTCACACGCGGACGAAGGAAGGTTTCTGGTCGGCCGTCCTGCGCGGCCCCGGCTTCCACAAGGCCGAGGCGGCCTCCCGCGAACGCGCCATGGAACTCCTGGCGTTCGTGGGCCTCGAGAAGAAGGCCGACCACCTCGCCCGCAACCTCCCCTACGGCGAGCAGCGCAAGCTCGAGATCGCGCGAGCGCTGGCGAGCGAGCCGGGCCTGCTCCTCCTCGACGAGCCCACGGCCGGTATGAACCCCCAGGAGACGCGAGCCACCGAGGAACTCGTCTTCGCCATCCGTGACAAGGGCATCGCCGTCCTCGTCATCGAGCACGACATGCGCTTCATCTTCAACCTCTGCGACCGCGTGGCCGTCCTGGTCCAGGGCGAGAAGCTCATCGAGGGCGACAGCGCCACCGTCCAGGGCGACGAGCGCGTCATCGCCGCCTACCTCGGCGAACCCTTCGAGAACGCCCCCGGCGACGAGGAGGCCGCCGAAGTCGAGGCCGCCGAGGCCGGCGCCGCCCGGGCTGACGCCGACACCACGACGGACGCCGCGCCGGGCAAGGAGAACGACCGATGA
- a CDS encoding branched-chain amino acid ABC transporter permease, producing MTTQTTTPEAFGDAAPPAPAGLIGIPETAARALTTGGAILTVISTFLAWTWTSAFPGDLTVYGYPGGLQVLVLIGGALTTLFALASYGVKGLGWLTPAGADGAIKFAALATFATAWYTVIAISTDLGGVVNLEPGGYLVAVASLAAFLGALALPFEHPEPDPIDPDDTSWEHAKHKLGHQWQTVKAAFGSGTARPAPALPAYAEILIIAAVLALALTVFTYGIGTEYDELFIGFLITAGFGFAAVGKAGLVAQASQITARHQNITICGAFVAAAAFPFTQTDDQYATLGVYILIFATVALGLNIVVGLAGLLDLGYVAFLGVGAYAAAMVSGSPSSPFDVHFPFWAAALVGCAASLVFGVLIGAPTLRLRGDYLAIVTLGFGEIFRITANNLDGTSGPDITNGSNGISSIPNLNILGFDFGAVHNILGVDIGRFANYFFLMLIITAIVVLVFRRSGDSRIGRAWVAIREDETAALAMGINGFRVKLIAFAVGASLAGLAGTVQAHVTYTVTPEQYLFAGPIPPNSAFLLAAVVLGGMGTIGGPLIGASLLFLIPNKLQFLGDYQLFAFGLALILLMRFRPEGMIPNRRRQLEFHEEAEAPTVLTKAGA from the coding sequence ATGACGACACAGACCACCACACCCGAAGCCTTCGGCGACGCCGCACCGCCCGCTCCCGCCGGCCTCATCGGCATCCCCGAGACCGCCGCCCGCGCCCTCACCACCGGCGGCGCGATCCTCACCGTCATCTCCACCTTCCTCGCCTGGACCTGGACCTCCGCCTTCCCCGGCGACCTCACCGTCTACGGCTACCCGGGCGGCCTGCAGGTCCTCGTCCTCATCGGCGGAGCCCTCACCACCCTCTTCGCCCTCGCCTCCTACGGCGTCAAGGGCCTCGGCTGGCTCACCCCCGCCGGCGCCGACGGCGCGATCAAGTTCGCCGCGCTCGCCACCTTCGCGACCGCCTGGTACACCGTCATCGCGATCAGCACCGACCTCGGCGGTGTCGTCAACCTCGAACCCGGCGGCTACCTCGTCGCCGTGGCCAGCCTCGCCGCTTTCCTCGGCGCCCTGGCCCTGCCGTTCGAACACCCCGAGCCCGACCCGATCGACCCCGACGACACGTCGTGGGAGCACGCCAAGCACAAGCTCGGCCACCAGTGGCAGACCGTCAAGGCCGCCTTCGGCTCCGGGACCGCGCGTCCCGCCCCGGCCCTGCCCGCCTACGCCGAGATCCTGATCATCGCCGCCGTCCTCGCCCTCGCCCTCACCGTCTTCACCTACGGCATCGGCACCGAGTACGACGAACTGTTCATCGGCTTCCTCATCACCGCCGGCTTCGGCTTCGCCGCCGTCGGCAAGGCCGGCCTCGTCGCCCAGGCGAGCCAGATCACCGCCCGGCACCAGAACATCACCATCTGCGGCGCGTTCGTGGCCGCCGCAGCGTTCCCCTTCACCCAGACCGACGACCAGTACGCGACCCTCGGCGTCTACATCCTCATCTTCGCCACCGTCGCCCTCGGCCTGAACATCGTCGTCGGCCTCGCCGGCCTCCTCGACCTCGGTTACGTCGCCTTCCTCGGCGTCGGCGCCTACGCGGCCGCCATGGTCTCCGGGTCCCCGAGCTCGCCGTTCGACGTGCACTTCCCCTTCTGGGCCGCCGCACTCGTCGGCTGCGCCGCCTCCCTGGTCTTCGGCGTCCTCATCGGCGCCCCGACCCTGCGCCTGCGCGGCGACTACCTCGCCATCGTCACCCTCGGCTTCGGTGAGATCTTCCGCATCACCGCCAACAACCTCGACGGCACCTCCGGCCCCGACATCACCAACGGATCCAACGGCATCTCCTCCATCCCGAACCTGAACATCCTCGGGTTCGACTTCGGAGCCGTCCACAACATCCTCGGCGTCGACATCGGCCGCTTCGCCAACTACTTCTTCCTGATGCTCATCATCACCGCCATCGTGGTGCTGGTCTTCCGGCGCAGCGGAGACTCCCGCATCGGCCGCGCCTGGGTCGCCATCCGTGAGGACGAGACCGCCGCCCTCGCCATGGGCATCAACGGCTTCCGCGTCAAGCTCATCGCCTTCGCCGTCGGCGCCTCCCTCGCCGGCCTCGCCGGCACCGTCCAGGCCCACGTCACCTACACCGTGACGCCCGAGCAGTACCTCTTCGCCGGCCCCATCCCGCCCAACTCCGCCTTCCTCCTCGCCGCGGTCGTCCTCGGCGGCATGGGCACCATCGGCGGCCCCCTCATCGGCGCCTCCCTGCTCTTCCTCATCCCCAACAAGCTCCAGTTCCTGGGCGACTACCAGCTCTTCGCCTTCGGCCTCGCACTCATCCTGCTGATGCGCTTCCGGCCGGAGGGCATGATCCCCAACCGCCGCCGCCAGCTCGAGTTCCACGAGGAAGCGGAAGCGCCCACCGTCCTCACGAAGGCAGGGGCCTGA
- a CDS encoding branched-chain amino acid ABC transporter permease — MNELPQQLVNGLLLGSMYGLVAIGYTMVYGIVQLINFAHGEIFMTGAFGALTVYVYILPDGTSMAIALPLMLVGAVMVSVTVAVGAERFAYRPLRNAPRLAPLITAIGLSLALQQAVWAWYPEAKSARVFPQIDGGPFEIGSVTIQTGDVFLLIAAPLSMGFLAYFVMKTRTGRGMQATAQDPDTAKLMGVNTDRIIVIAFALGATFAAVGAVAYGLKYGQISFTMGFLLGLKAFTAAVLGGIGNIYGAMIGGVVLGIAETLATAYIADIPGMDKFGSNSWADVWAFVLLILVLLFRPQGLLGERVADRA, encoded by the coding sequence GTGAACGAACTGCCGCAGCAGCTGGTCAACGGCCTGCTACTGGGATCCATGTACGGCCTGGTCGCCATCGGCTACACAATGGTCTATGGCATTGTCCAGCTCATCAACTTCGCCCACGGCGAGATCTTCATGACCGGAGCGTTCGGCGCTCTCACGGTCTACGTATACATTCTGCCCGACGGCACCTCGATGGCCATCGCCCTGCCCCTGATGCTGGTGGGCGCGGTCATGGTCTCCGTCACCGTCGCCGTGGGAGCGGAACGGTTCGCCTACCGTCCCCTCCGCAACGCACCCCGCCTCGCACCGCTCATCACCGCCATCGGTCTCTCCCTGGCGCTCCAGCAGGCCGTCTGGGCCTGGTACCCCGAGGCCAAGTCCGCCCGCGTCTTCCCCCAGATCGACGGCGGCCCCTTCGAGATCGGCAGCGTCACCATCCAGACCGGTGACGTCTTCCTGCTCATCGCCGCGCCGCTCAGCATGGGCTTCCTCGCCTACTTCGTCATGAAGACCCGCACCGGACGCGGTATGCAGGCCACCGCCCAGGACCCGGACACCGCCAAGCTCATGGGCGTCAACACCGACCGCATCATCGTGATCGCGTTCGCCCTCGGCGCCACCTTCGCCGCCGTCGGAGCCGTCGCCTACGGCCTCAAGTACGGCCAGATCTCCTTCACCATGGGCTTCCTGCTCGGCCTCAAGGCCTTCACCGCGGCCGTCCTCGGCGGTATCGGCAACATCTACGGCGCCATGATCGGCGGCGTCGTCCTCGGCATCGCCGAGACCCTGGCCACCGCCTACATCGCCGACATCCCCGGCATGGACAAGTTCGGCAGCAACTCCTGGGCCGACGTCTGGGCCTTCGTACTCCTCATCCTCGTGCTGCTGTTCCGGCCCCAGGGCCTGCTCGGCGAGCGCGTCGCGGACAGGGCGTGA
- a CDS encoding branched-chain amino acid ABC transporter substrate-binding protein, with amino-acid sequence MRQRSLIAITAALSAGALTLTACGSRDSGGDKGSDSGGTTVTIGVDAPLTGDLSALGLGIKNSVDLAAKTANKQKTVDGVTFKVVAKDDQAQPSAGQQNATALVADKSVLGVVGPLNSSVAESMQKVFDDAKLVEVSPANTNPALTQGTDWANTKKRPYASYFRTATTDAIQGPFAAQYVFNDAKKKKVFVIDDKKTYGAGLAATFTEEFKKLGGSVVGTEHINPDSKDFSAVATKVKNSGAEVVYYGGEYPQAGPLSKQIKAAGAKIPLVGGDGIFDPTFIKLAGTDATGDLATSVGAPVEELDSAKEFVANYKAAGYKEEYAAYGGYSYDSAWAIIEAVKKVVDDNGGKLPDDARAKVTAAMQGVSFDGVTGKVSFDEFGDATNKQLTVYAVENGAWKAVKSGTYSG; translated from the coding sequence GTGCGTCAACGTTCGCTCATCGCCATCACCGCCGCGCTGTCCGCCGGTGCACTCACCCTCACCGCCTGCGGTTCGCGCGACAGCGGCGGCGACAAGGGCTCCGACAGCGGCGGCACCACCGTCACCATCGGCGTCGACGCCCCGCTCACCGGCGACCTGTCCGCGCTGGGCCTCGGCATCAAGAACTCCGTCGACCTCGCCGCCAAAACGGCCAACAAGCAGAAGACCGTCGACGGCGTGACCTTCAAGGTCGTCGCCAAGGACGACCAGGCGCAGCCCTCCGCAGGCCAGCAGAACGCCACCGCCCTCGTCGCCGACAAGAGCGTCCTCGGCGTGGTCGGCCCGCTGAACTCCTCCGTCGCCGAGTCGATGCAGAAGGTCTTCGACGACGCCAAGCTGGTCGAGGTCTCCCCGGCCAACACCAACCCGGCGCTCACCCAGGGCACCGACTGGGCGAACACCAAGAAGCGCCCCTACGCGTCGTACTTCCGCACCGCGACCACGGACGCCATCCAGGGCCCGTTCGCCGCGCAGTACGTCTTCAACGACGCCAAGAAGAAGAAGGTCTTCGTCATCGACGACAAGAAGACCTACGGCGCCGGCCTCGCCGCGACCTTCACCGAGGAGTTCAAGAAGCTCGGCGGTTCGGTCGTCGGCACCGAGCACATCAACCCCGACTCCAAGGACTTCTCCGCGGTCGCCACCAAGGTGAAGAACTCCGGCGCCGAGGTCGTCTACTACGGCGGCGAGTACCCGCAGGCCGGCCCGCTCAGCAAGCAGATCAAGGCCGCCGGTGCCAAGATCCCGCTGGTCGGCGGCGACGGCATCTTCGACCCGACCTTCATCAAGCTGGCCGGCACGGACGCCACCGGCGACCTGGCCACCTCCGTCGGCGCCCCGGTCGAGGAGCTGGACTCCGCCAAGGAGTTCGTCGCCAACTACAAGGCCGCCGGCTACAAGGAGGAGTACGCCGCGTACGGCGGTTACTCCTACGACTCCGCCTGGGCGATCATCGAGGCCGTCAAGAAGGTCGTCGACGACAACGGCGGCAAGCTGCCCGACGACGCGCGCGCCAAGGTCACCGCGGCCATGCAGGGCGTCTCCTTCGACGGTGTGACCGGCAAGGTCTCCTTCGACGAGTTCGGTGACGCCACCAACAAGCAGCTCACCGTCTACGCCGTCGAGAACGGTGCCTGGAAGGCCGTCAAGTCCGGCACGTACTCCGGCTGA
- a CDS encoding Tat pathway signal sequence domain protein yields the protein MSGIGPIEPGEGTHAWDAPAPGEPPAGTRPPAGGSPAPPPDSLRTRLSRLPTTHRRTVLAALTAAGVLAGAALLYATRPQEREQATPAPPFPAQVVDVTYLGERAVPPGTRPHTLAFDVLLNVESGPPVTVTHLSQPYAGVSLTSAPRAPFRTRAGSARTIVITMHVAECGKVPESAGLPFIDVTLRNTRAIQVQSFILGPRYAQDLSRALQVACSNDST from the coding sequence GTGAGCGGCATCGGCCCGATCGAACCGGGCGAGGGCACGCACGCGTGGGACGCCCCCGCACCCGGCGAACCCCCCGCCGGGACGCGGCCCCCCGCAGGGGGATCCCCCGCGCCTCCTCCGGACTCCCTGCGGACCCGGCTCTCCCGCCTCCCCACCACCCACCGCAGAACCGTCCTCGCCGCCCTCACCGCGGCCGGCGTCCTCGCGGGCGCCGCCCTGCTCTACGCGACGCGCCCCCAGGAGCGTGAACAGGCCACGCCCGCACCGCCGTTCCCCGCCCAGGTCGTCGACGTGACCTATCTCGGGGAACGCGCGGTCCCGCCCGGCACCCGTCCGCACACCCTCGCCTTCGACGTGCTGCTGAACGTGGAGTCCGGACCGCCGGTCACGGTGACGCACCTGTCCCAGCCGTACGCCGGAGTCTCCCTGACCTCGGCCCCCCGGGCCCCGTTCCGCACCAGGGCGGGCTCCGCGCGCACGATCGTGATCACCATGCATGTGGCGGAATGCGGAAAGGTGCCGGAGAGCGCCGGACTGCCTTTCATCGACGTAACTCTGCGTAATACGCGTGCAATACAAGTCCAGAGCTTCATCCTGGGCCCCCGCTATGCGCAGGACCTCTCCCGGGCCCTACAAGTCGCCTGTAGCAACGATTCAACGTAA
- a CDS encoding PaaI family thioesterase gives MGEQQHVKFPAEVIEEYAALGIDIVALFSAGHLGSRMGVEIVEASADRVVGTMPVEGNTQPYGLLHGGASAVLAETLGSVGSMLHGGSSKIAVGVDLNCTHHRGVRSGLVTGVATPVHQGRSTATYEIVISDEEGRRVCTARLTCLLRDAPSAG, from the coding sequence ATGGGCGAGCAGCAGCATGTGAAGTTCCCGGCGGAGGTCATCGAGGAGTACGCCGCGCTCGGCATCGACATCGTGGCCCTCTTCTCGGCCGGGCACCTCGGCTCCCGTATGGGGGTCGAGATCGTCGAGGCCTCCGCGGACCGGGTCGTCGGCACCATGCCGGTGGAGGGCAACACCCAGCCGTACGGACTGCTGCACGGCGGCGCCTCCGCGGTGCTGGCCGAGACCCTCGGCTCGGTCGGGTCGATGCTGCACGGCGGCAGCTCCAAGATCGCCGTCGGGGTCGACCTGAACTGCACCCACCACCGGGGCGTCCGCTCCGGCCTGGTCACCGGCGTGGCCACGCCCGTGCACCAGGGGCGGTCGACCGCGACGTACGAGATCGTGATCAGCGACGAGGAGGGGCGGCGGGTGTGCACCGCCCGGCTGACCTGTCTGCTGCGGGACGCCCCCTCGGCGGGCTGA